Proteins encoded together in one Benincasa hispida cultivar B227 chromosome 1, ASM972705v1, whole genome shotgun sequence window:
- the LOC120067677 gene encoding probable E3 ubiquitin-protein ligase LUL4, with protein sequence MGISWSNRRRNNYLQNPPPPPPPPYLASSSFYYPSEPQSLSPTPPPPPPPPPPQTHQFTNSHPPPPHSHPYGPTSQPLPLPPIPHPPAPAPAPAPHSYYFSGVYNSCNYGNSSMGRFNFHPYYTNQSNGWSQIRPAMGPPLLPPPPLPFVEHRQAKKVRNDVNVHKDTLRIEVDEQNPDHHLVSFVFDALYDGSITILFFAKEEPNCRFVPVYPDAFKPVKIPFQKGPAQKFFQPVGTGFDLGFFELDDLSKPSSAEDIFPLVISAETCSPSQCDDERIGEPQGDNSHMQITQAVLEKKNGGPFQVRVIRQLLWIDGVRYELREIFGIGSSSAEGFDDNDTGKECVICMTEPKDTAVLPCRHLCMCSDCAKELRLQSNKCPICRQPIEELIEIKINNSDQ encoded by the exons ATGGGTATTTCATGGAGTaacagaagaagaaataattatcttcAAAACCCACCTCCGCCTCCTCCTCCGCCCTACCttgcttcttcctctttttattACCCCTCCGAACCCCAATCTCTTTCTCCTACTCCGCCTCCGcctccgccgccgccgccgccgcagACCCATCAGTTCACCAATTCCCACCCTCCTCCGCCGCACAGCCACCCTTACGGTCCAACTTCTCAGCCACTACCCCTGCCGCCGATTCCTCATCCCCCTGCCCCTGCCCCTGCTCCTGCTCCTCACTCCTATTACTTCTCCGGTGTGTACAATTCGTGTAATTATGGGAATTCTTCGATGGGGCGTTTCAATTTTCACCCTTATTATACTAATCAGAGTAACGGGTGGTCCCAAATTCGGCCGGCCATGGGTCCGCCGTTGCTTCCCCCACCGCCTTTGCCGTTTGTGGAGCATAGGCAAGCGAAGAAGGTTAGAAATGATGTGAATGTACATAAGGATACCTTAAGGATTGAAGTGGACGAGCAGAACCCTGATCATCATTTGGTTTCTTTCGTTTTCGATGCATTGTATGATGGAAG CATAACCATTCTATTTTTTGCCAAGGAAGAGCCTAATTGTAGGTTTGTTCCAGTATATCCTGATGCCTTTAAGCCAGTAAAAATCCCATTTCAGAAGGGTCCTGCTCAGAAATTCTTTCAGCCTGTGGGAACTGGCTTTGACTTGGGATTTTTTGAGTTGGACGACCTCTCAAAACCTTCATCTGCAGAAGATATTTTCCCACTTGTTATATCTGCTGAGACTTGTTCACCCTCTCAATGCGATGATGAACGAATTGGTGAACCTCAAGGAGATAATTCACATATGCAAATCACTCAAGCTGTTTTGGAGAAGAAAAATGGTGGTCCTTTCCAGGTTAGAGTGATTAGGCAACTACTATGGATCGATGGAGTGAGATATGAGTTGCGTGAAATATTTGGAATAGGGAGTTCATCAGCAGAAGGTTTTGACGATAATGACACCGGGAAGGAATGTGTGATTTGCATGACTGAACCCAAGGACACTGCTGTATTACCATGCCGACATTTG TGCATGTGCAGTGACTGTGCCAAGGAACTGAGGCTTCAATCTAATAAGTGTCCTATTTGCCGTCAGCCGATCGAAGAACTTATAGAAATCAAGATAAATAATAGCGACCAGTGA
- the LOC120088697 gene encoding heavy metal-associated isoprenylated plant protein 33, with amino-acid sequence MSKEEFLKIQKCVLKVNIHCDGCKHKVKKILQKIDGVFTTEIDAEQGKVTVTGNVDAAVLIKKLAKSGKHAEIWGGQPANNKNQQNNIANQMKNTQIDNAKGGNNKGQNQKGGAAGGGGNGNNLPKGGQGQGLQPSQLQQLQAIKGFQDLKLPPQFKGLKLPVKDQNPNLPKGGKFNLDEGDDLSDEDDLDDYDDEDYYDDDDEFDDDLGNLHLPPANKMMKPIMGNAQMPKTTMNGNHPPVMNGPAAGGNGGGNGKKGGGAVPVQGNNNAKNGNGGGKGTGGGGGGGSNQKQGSGGGGGKNNGGGGAAGGGGGNNKTGHGGGNGSNNGMNGGQKAAGGSNGMGHDLQSLVGAHGLGMPNLSQMGQMGDRPMGQMGNIPAVQGLPAAAPAPTMNGNGGGGGAGRFLPEGMAGNPYQQHPQQYMAQMMNQQQHHALGHQPMMYARPSPAVNYVPPPYPYPYPPPYHNPYPPTQPEPYTYFSDENPSSCNIM; translated from the exons ATGAGTAAAGAAGAGTTTTTGAAGATCCAG AAATGTGTTTTGAAGGTGAACATTCACTGTGATGGATGTAAGCACAAGGTGAAGAAAATCTTGCAGAAAATCGATG GGGTTTTCACTACCGAGATAGATGCAGAACAGGGAAAGGTCACAGTGACCGGAAATGTAGATGCAGCCGTACTCATCAAGAAGCTGGCAAAATCCGGCAAACATGCAGAGATTTGGGGCGGCCAACCGGCTAACAACAAAAATCAGCAAAACAACATAGCTAATCAGATGAAGAACACGCAAATTGATAATGCGAAAGGTGGGAACAACAAGGGCCAGAACCAGAAGGGCGGCGCTGCTGGCGGTGGCGGCAATGGAAATAACCTGCCTAAAGGTGGACAAGGGCAAGGGTTGCAACCGTCGCAGCTTCAGCAGCTACAAGCGATCAAAGGGTTTCAAGATCTGAAGCTCCCACCCCAATTTAAGGGCTTGAAATTACCCGTTAAAGATCAGAACCCGAATCTTCCCAAAGGCGGGAAGTTCAATTTGGACGAGGGTGATGATCTGAGCGATGAGGATGATCTTGATGACTATGATGATGAGGATTATTATGACGATGACGATGAGTTTGATGATGATTTAGGTAATCTTCACCTTCCTCCGGCGAATAAGATGATGAAACCCATAATGGGAAATGCCCAGATGCCGAAAACGACGATGAATGGGAATCATCCACCGGTGATGAATGGTCCAGCCGCCGGAGGAAATGGCGGAGGTAACGGTAAAAAAGGCGGTGGAGCTGTGCCGGTTCAGGGGAATAACAATGCGAAGAATGGAAATGGCGGAGGTAAAGGGACTGGCGGTGGAGGTGGAGGTGGGAGCAATCAAAAACAGGGCAGCGGCGGAGGTGGAGGAAAAAATAACGGTGGTGGCGGTGCTGCTGGCGGTGGTGGGGGCAATAATAAAACTGGTCACGGCGGTGGGAATGGTAGCAATAATGGAATGAACGGCGGTCAAAAGGCAGCCGGTGGGTCAAATGGAATGGGCCATGATTTACAGAGCTTGGTCGGCGCTCATGGATTGGGAATGCCCAATTTGAGTCAAATGGGTCAAATGGGTGACCGGCCGATGGGCCAAATGGGTAATATTCCGGCGGTACAAGGTCTTCCCGCCGCGGCCCCAGCGCCAACCATGAACGGCAACGGTGGCGGTGGTGGAGCCGGTAGGTTTTTGCCGGAGGGAATGGCGGGGAACCCTTACCAACAGCACCCACAGCAGTACATGGCGCAAATGATGAACCAACAACAACACCACGCGCTCGGGCACCAACCGATGATGTACGCGCGGCCATCGCCAGCCGTAAATTACGTGCCGCCGCCGTACCCATACCCATATCCACCACCGTACCACAACCCATATCCCCCAACGCAGCCAGAACCCTACACATATTTTAGCGACGAGAACCCCTCAAGTTGTAACATCATGTGA